AAAGAAGTCTGGCTCAGCTACGACACGGGCGACATTGGCCGCCAGGTGATGGGCTCGCACGATGCCGGTATGGACTGGTCCGCTGGTTACGAAGTTCGCTTGGGTAAATACCTCGGTGCCAGCAACTGGGCCGTCGAAGGTGTTTTCTGGGCCGTTCGTGACTCCACCGAGTTCACCGTCACCAACAACGAAGTCACCGGTAGTTTGAACACCGTTCTGGAAGACGCTTTCCATAGCCTGTCGTACAACAACGGTGGTGTTTCCAACGTCAGCTCGTACTTCAACAATGCGTTGAGCCATCGTCTTCGCCGTACTTCCGACTTCTACAACTTGGAACTGAACCTGTTCCAGGATCCAACCCTGTACTCGTGCAACACCGGCTGCACCAGCTTCTCGGTTGGCGTGCTCGGCGGTATCCGATACTTCCGATTCTCGGAATCGATGTCGTACTCGGCTGACACGGTCGACTATGCCTACACCGGCGAAGTGAACGAAATTAACTATAACGTTGACGTCTCGAACAACCTGATCGGTCCCCAGATCGGCTTCATCGGCAACCTGTCGCACGGTCGCTGGAACGTCCACCTGGGTAGCAAGCTGGGTATCTACGGCAACATCGCGACGCAGGACTCGGAAATGTTCGGTGCCGCTGGTTACGCCTTCGTCAACGACCCTGCCAGCCCGAACGATGGTCGCGAATTCAACCTGAGCAGCTCGCGAGGTCGCGTGTCGTTCCTGGGCGAATTGGACTTGGGCTTGGACTACAAGCTGTTCGATTGCTTCACGCTCTCGGGCGGTTACCGTGCGGTCGCTGTCAGCGGTGTCGCCTTGTCGGCCGACCAGATTCCGCAGAACTTTGAAGACTATGCCATCATCAATCACGTCCAAGCTTCCAGCGACGTGATCCTGCATGGTGCTTACTTCGGCGGCCAGTTCGTCTGGTAAGCCCAAACGTTCACGACCTGTTTTGCCAAACAGAAAAAAGCCGTTCCTTCCGGAGCGGCTTTTTTTTAGTTCTTGATTCAGACGTAACCGCTCCTCGACGGGTAGGAAGAGCGGTCGATCGCATTTCTAACGCAATGCGTTAGGTCGCGGCCTTGGCTTCGGCTCGGTGGAGCAGTTCGACCAGCGTGATCGAAGGATTGCTCAACTTCAGAACCGGAGCGAATTCTTCGTAGTCCTTGTCGACCTTTTCCAAGGTCTCGGCCACCGATGGGCCACCCTTCATCACCTTGTCGTAGGCGGCCTGGAATCGATCCAGTTCGTTCCACGATTCGTCAGCGGTCGCCGGCAACAGGGCCGACAGGGCAACAGCGACTTTGCCAGGTTCTTTGTTTGGCGATTCAATGTAGTCTTCCAGATCGAGGTGCGATTCGATCAGCTCGGCGAAGCTTTCTGGCAAGCTCCAACCACGAGCGATCACGCCACCTGCTTCCGCATGGGTCCAACCGAACGTCTGGCGTTCCAGGTCAGAGATACGGGCCTGGCCTTCGCTACGACCTTCGATCAGGCCGCGATATTTGTCGCCCAGTTCCTTGGCCAGCAGTGGCACGGCCATGTCTTGCAGCAGAGCGGCGGCGAAAAGATCTTCAGCATCCTTCAAACCAAGGTGCTTACCAACAGCGCGGGCAAACAAGCCACGACGCAGCGAGTCTTGCCACAGACTCTTCAGATCGAATGGACCGCTCTTGGGGTTGGGCATCAGGCTGAAGACCGCGCTCCACAGAGCGAAGTTCTTGATCGTGCGGATACCGACCAAGGTGATGGCAAGCTTTACGTTCGAGATCTCGCGCGAGAAACCAAAGTACGAAGAGTTCACGAAGCGCAATACCTGGCCGGTCAGACCTGGATCGGCTTCGATTGGTACCGCGAATTCGGCAGGACCATTTTCTGGATCTTGTGCCAGTTCGAGCAGACGAATAGCGCTTTGTGGAAGTGCTGGCAACTGTGCCCCGGCCAGCAGGTCTTTCAGAGAGTTGTTTTGAGTCATCTTGAATTGCATCCCGTCATTCTTGAAAGCAGATAAGTTCCCCGGTCGCTGTCGGTGAACGCAGACTACACGTGAAATAAATAGGTCACTCCGATCCTTGGGGCAACTTTCGAACCGCGAACCGCTCGCATTATGCAAAAAGTCTTTGATGCAACGCCGACAGACGATGATTTTTCGCCTCATCAGCGATGAACTCAGTGATGCGAAAAGAAAACGCGCCGCCAGATTGCGACAAAAGCGCAGCAGCTTCAACCTTATCTATTGATTGAAGTTAAGACGAAACGCCCTTCGACTACCGGCGTCGCGGCACACTCGCTGCAAATCAATCTGACCAGTCAAACCTTGCTTGTCAGATCTCGCAGAACCATAGCCCCCGTGACTCGCGTCTTATTCATCTTTTTGCTCGTCCTTTTTGCCCTATGGCTGGGGACCAGCGTGGAGCTTCCCGCACCGCCGCAAGGTGCCGAAGCGAACTCGCTGGTGATCTGGCGAAGGACCGAGAGTGGCTGGATCCGGGCAGAGAGTTGGCTCGTCTCGCGCGACCATCTCAATCGCGAGCCAACGCCACCACTTTACCCCGTGGCAGCTTTGCCAATGATTATTACGCTGAGCATCGGCGCCCTGCTGATTGGACAGCCGAAAGAATGTCGTGATCAGATACTAGACCAATAGCCAATTCGGCGCGTGGTCTATTCTTCTTCCATATCCTCGCCGCTGTCGGCATTAGCTTCGATTTCGGCCTTCAGTTCGTCGATCTTCAACGCCAAGCGGGTCAGATCCGGGATGTTATCGACACCCATCTTCTTGAAAACGTTGTGACGGCGCGCTTCGACCGTACGCAGGCTGACGTCCAGGCGATTGGCGATCACTTTGTTCGCCTTGCCGATCATCATCAGCTTCATGACGTCGCGTTCGCCGGAGTTCAGCTTCTCGTAGTTCTCGCGAGCCTCGGTCGCTTCCCGCGATTCCAATCGCCAACGCGAGTCGAGCGTGATCGCTTCATTCACGGCGTCGATAATTTCCTGCTGCTGACAAGGCTTCTCGAGGAAGGTGATCGCGCCGTTGCGCATCGCTTTGACCGCGATCTGCATGTTGGCGTGGGCCGAAATCAAGATGACCGGAATCCGCTCGCCCATCTCGACCAACTGCTCTTGCAGCTCCAGCCCGCTCAACCCGAGCATCCGCATATCGGTAATCACACAGCCAGGGCGATTGGGATCGAACGACTGCAGATACTGCTCGGCCGATGCGAATGTCTCGACTTGAAGACCAAGTGAGCGAATAAGCATTCCAATCGATTCCCGTGCCGCAGGGTCGTCATCAATGACAAACACGGTCGGATTCGTCGACATCACCAGTTACCTGTTGAATGGAGGTGGGAAGCGTGAAGAAAAAGATCGTACCGCGCGAGGGAGCAGGTTCAACCCAAATTTTCCCCCCGTGCGATTCGATGATGGTACGACTGATCGAGAGCCCCATGCCCATTCCGGTCTCTTTGGTCGACTGAAATGCCTCAAAAACATCGAAGTTGGGTGGGACCCCAATACCATAGTCCCGAACCGAAACCTGAGCCAGTGACTCGTCTTTGTTCTGCACCAGGCTCGTGTGAATCTCGATGATTCGTTCGCTGTTGGTATCATCGATCGCATCGGTCGCGTTGCTAATCAAGTTGATCAATACTTGTTCAATTTGAATTTTATCGACAAATACCTGCGGTGTGGAAGGATCTATAGCGATCGAGACTTCAATCGCTTGTTCTTCCAACAGTGGCGCGAGCAAGGCGATCGCATCGTTCATCAAGTCGCTCATGTCGACTCCTTCGACGCGTGGCGCCGTTCGACTCACGTAATTGCGGAGTCGTCGAATGATCTCGGCGGCTCGTCTCGCTTGCTGTCCGATCCGGGAAACGCACTGCTGCACGCTGGCCTTGTCGACCGGATCGGGTGCCTTCAGCAGGTTCTCGCACGTACCGGCGTAGTTCGAGATCGCGTAGAGTGGCTGATTCACCTCGTGAGCGAGGCCTGCCACCAGTTCGCCCATCGCTGTCAGCCGCAGGAAGTGAGCCAGCTCGGCATTGCGACGGCGGATCTCTTCTTCGGCATGAACCTTCTCGGTGATGTCGTGCACCACGCCGACAACGTGCGTGAACTGACTTCCGGAAACATGCACCGGAGAAATGGATATTTCAACCCAGCGGAATTCGTCTTCGTTGGCATGAATTCGCAGCGTATCGCGGGCCGGCCGACACGAATGAATGCCGGCGACGATCACGCGGAAACGGGCTTCGTACCGCGAGTCGCAGCGAATCACGCTTAAGCCGTTTACGCGGACAGCTTCCCGCGGACAACCGACGATATCGAGGAAGGCCTGATTGCAGTCGACGACGCACATTTCTCCTTCGACCAGCTGCACGATGAAGATCCCATCGCTGGCCGAGGCAATCGCACGGTCGCGAATACGCATCTCAGTTTCGGCTTCTTTGCGAAGCGTGATGTCCTGAAAGACGTACTGGGTCGCCTCTTGGCCGTAGTAATCGACCGAAGTCGACATCAGCTCGACATCGAGAGGCCGACCATCGATGCGTTTGAGAACGTACTCGTTCATCTGCAGCGGGGCCCGGTCGCTAACCGCCGATTCGGTCAGTTTTTCCATTTCGTGCACGTCGGGGATTTTAAAGTCGGCGATCCCCTTGCCGACCAGTTCCGATGTCGTATGGGCTCCGAGGCACTTTAGCGCCATCCCATTAGCGAGAACGATCTTCCCTTCGCAGGCCACCACAATCGAAGTGGGTGAATGATCGATCAACGCTCGATAACGCTGCTCGCTGTTACGAAGGGCCTCTTCCGCTTCGACCTTCTCCCGCTGCAGACGCCATTCGCGAATGGATCGCTTGGCCAGCCGAGGCAAGTCCGAGAAGCCGCTGTCCGACTTCACAACGTAGTCGATCGCCCCTCGCTTGAGCACGTCGACCGCCGTTTGCTCGTCCCCCTGGCTGGTGATGATCATCACTGGGTAGCGAGAGCCTTTCCCTTGCGGTTCGATGAGTTCCGCGCCTAAGCCATCTGGGAGCGAAAGATCGACGATCACCAGATCTGGCAGAGATGCGTCGATCGACTTCCGCGCATCCTTCAACGAGAACTGCGTGGTGAGCTCGAAATCTTCCATTTCGGCTCGGAAGCCACGCACGATCAGACGGGCGTGGGCCGGGTCGTCTTCCACAATCAGTAGTCGTAGCTTTCTTGCCATCATTCTACCGCGAGAGGATGTCCGGCGCGATCCGTCGCCAAGGGAGTGTTGCCGGGAAACAATCAGGTACGCCGCTTAATTATTACTGCGGGGCGCGTGGTTCAGTTCCGTCCAATAAGTGCCGATGTGCCGCATCAAGTTGGCAAACTGCATGTATTCAATCGGCTTAACCAGATAGCTATTGGCGAATCGATCGGTCGCGCCCTTAACATCCGCCTCGGCATCCGACGTGGTGAGAATCACCACAGGAATCTGTTTCAGCTGCGGATCTTCTTTGATTCGCTGCAAAACGGTCAGCCCGTCGAATTTCGGAATTCGTAAGTCGAGCAGGATCAGGTTGGGTAGCGGCTTGGGCTCTTGCCCCTTGCCATCGCGACAGAGATAGGCCAGCGCGGCTTCACCGTCGGTCACATGATCGATGAACAACGCTTCGCCGAATTCTCGAAGGGTGCGCATCATCAGCTTGGCATGGGCGGGATTGTCTTCTACCAGCAAGACACGCCTTGAATCGGATACCATCGATTTGCCCCCAAGTGTGATCAACCAGGCGAGATGAGCTTTCCTGGTTTCAATCGTCATCCATCGTGACGATCTTCCAACGCTTTCACGTATTTCTCGTCGGATTGCTGACTACCAAACTTTCTTTCAATTAGTATCGTCCCGAATGCGAGCAAAAGCAACGAGATAAAGATCCAAGCCAAGTCACACAAAGCCGTTAAAGCCGCTGGCACCGCTAAAAACGGAGTGCACATGGCGCCCACGATGTTGCCCAAGACGTAGCCCACCACGGCCCCTGGCCAGAATCGTTCGCGCACCCAACCAACCAGGAAGCCAATCATGCCTCCTCCGCCCACCATGCCGGCGCTCCATGTCACCCACTGATCAGTCGCCACGGCCGAACCATAGACATCGGTCGCTTGAAACGACTGCACGATCGGCATGGCAATGCGTGCCAGGATCGCCGAGAAAGCGACCAGCAGCATTAGGAAGATAAGTGGAAAGGACTGACCTTTAAACATCCGCGGCCTCGATTAATAGTCACCAACACGCAGTTGGCCATCCGCACGATGCCCAAGCTGGCGATAAGTCACGCCGTTGATGCTCTCGGCAATGAACTGCACGCTACCGTCGCCATGGGCGGCGTTCAAACCGCCTGGATGGTGGCTACCAACACCGCCGACATAAAGCAGCGGATCGTTGGGAATCACTCCAAAGATTCCAGCCGCCTTGGAAGGCAGCGGAATGCCTTTGCCGTCGAAGTTCATAAAGTCCTTCTCGGTTAAAAGCTGAGCTTTCGCGTTCGCTTCTTTGGCCTGGGTATCTTCTTCGGCCTCTTCTTCGTCATCTTCCGAAGCAAACTCTTCGATCCCACCGAATTCCCCCTGGATATCCATCGAATCCTGCGGAGACATCTCGAGCGTATTAAGCCATTCCTTGTCGGTGTAAACGTTCGGCAACGGAATCGGAGCCCCACCAGCGTTCGGCTGCGAGCCGGTGTTTCGCAGCGAGGCACGGGTACCGCTCATCCATCCCAGATTGCTCGGAGGCGTTACTTCCGCTTCGCCGAGGAACAGCGTGAACGCGAGACCATCGCGGAAGTCGTTGGCCGAGAGCGCCTTATTCAAAATGAACGCGCCGGTATTGGTCGTGTTGATCGGTAGCTCGCAGTGGTTATGAAAACCAACGTAGTGCGACAGGCCGACGCGACTATTGGCGCGACTAGTCGGGCTGGAAGGACAATCGAGCACTTCCAAATAGAGCTCGCGTGGACCGTTCTGAGCCTTGTCGTAAACGCTCTTGGTGAAGTCGATGTGATCGTACGTCGTCGCATCACCCAGGTAAGGCAGCGTCGCCGAGATCCAGTTGTGATGGTATCCGTGCGGCGAGTTCTTGATCGGGCCGGTGTCGTTGATCGAGCCAGCAGGGAAGACGTTGTTGGCCGATTCGTAATTGTGCAGAGCCAGGATCAACTGGGCGAGGCGATTGGTGCACGACAAACGTCGAGCGGCCTCGCGTGCCTGTTGAACGGCCGGCAGCAAGAGAGCGATCAAAACACCGATGATGGCGATCACCACCAACAGTTCCACCAGCGTGAATCCGCGTTTGTTTCGTGTAGTCATTTATTCTTGCTCCGACTCAGGGAGGGAAAGATTGATAGTTCGTTTCGCTCGGATCGTTCTGGCGGGGTTGTCTCCCAATTGAACGTCGACCTCGACCTTCCGCTGGCTGGGTTGGTCGGACTCCGAGGTCTTAATTGTGACCGTGGCCGGGTACTTCATTCCCTGGGCACCGGCAGCGAGATTCCAGGTTTCTCCGGAATAGGCAGCATCTTGGGCCAATCGTACCTGGGCAAGCGAGATGCCGGCTTCCGCCAGAAGATCGACTTGCGATTGATCGATGTTGCGGCGCTGGCTGGAAGTCTGTGTCGTGACACGCGACAACGACGCGGTCGCGATCAACACCGCAGCGACCATTGCCACCAGCACGATCACCGTCACAAAGCCACGCCGGCAGCGAGGGGAACGTTTCATGGTTGCCTCCCGACCGCTTGTTCGATGCGATACGTTTCCGAGGAAGGCTTGCCGACGTTCGGCTTCACCACCAACTGAACCAAATTGCTCGAGGGCTGCGACAACTTGACCTCGCAGCCACGCAGGCGATAACCTTCGTGGCGTTTGCCAGAGGACTCGCCTTCATCGAATTGCTCGATCCGCTCGACAAGGCCCTCGTTGATGTCGTACTGGACGGACGACTGAGGCAACTTCAGTTCAAGCCGGTTCGGCTCGGGTAACGTGGCAGACTCGGCGGACCGCAAGTCTTGCCGCAACTGTCGTTCAAGTCGCACGACACCTTGCTGCAGATCGATCCAGCTGAACGCATTTCTAGCCTCGATCTGCGATTGGTGCACCAGCTTGATCGACAACGTCGCGATCACGCTTCCCACCGCCATCACCACAATACATTCGACCAGACTCGATCCTTGTATTCGGAAACGTTTCATGGCTGAGCCTCCTCGGCTGGAGCGTCCGGACCTGCAGGGGCCTTGCCCGTGAATCGCCAAGTCACCAACGAGTAACTGGGCAGCGTCCTCGAGGCAGGTACCCACGACAGTTCAAACCGCTCTCCGGCGACTGGTTCGTCGACCTGGTTGATCGCGATCTGCAGTGTCTTTGGGGGCAGACTTTGCTGCTGCTCCATGCTGGTTGCCCACTGCTGGACGACTTCGGGCGAGACCGATTCACCGCTTTCTGCCGCCAGGATTCGCTGGGCGAGATTGTTCAGGGTTTGCTCGGCTGCCAGGCGATGCTTGGCCAGACTAA
This genomic interval from Bremerella sp. JC817 contains the following:
- a CDS encoding response regulator, with protein sequence MVSDSRRVLLVEDNPAHAKLMMRTLREFGEALFIDHVTDGEAALAYLCRDGKGQEPKPLPNLILLDLRIPKFDGLTVLQRIKEDPQLKQIPVVILTTSDAEADVKGATDRFANSYLVKPIEYMQFANLMRHIGTYWTELNHAPRSNN
- a CDS encoding HDOD domain-containing protein, with the protein product MTQNNSLKDLLAGAQLPALPQSAIRLLELAQDPENGPAEFAVPIEADPGLTGQVLRFVNSSYFGFSREISNVKLAITLVGIRTIKNFALWSAVFSLMPNPKSGPFDLKSLWQDSLRRGLFARAVGKHLGLKDAEDLFAAALLQDMAVPLLAKELGDKYRGLIEGRSEGQARISDLERQTFGWTHAEAGGVIARGWSLPESFAELIESHLDLEDYIESPNKEPGKVAVALSALLPATADESWNELDRFQAAYDKVMKGGPSVAETLEKVDKDYEEFAPVLKLSNPSITLVELLHRAEAKAAT
- a CDS encoding DUF1559 domain-containing protein translates to MTTRNKRGFTLVELLVVIAIIGVLIALLLPAVQQAREAARRLSCTNRLAQLILALHNYESANNVFPAGSINDTGPIKNSPHGYHHNWISATLPYLGDATTYDHIDFTKSVYDKAQNGPRELYLEVLDCPSSPTSRANSRVGLSHYVGFHNHCELPINTTNTGAFILNKALSANDFRDGLAFTLFLGEAEVTPPSNLGWMSGTRASLRNTGSQPNAGGAPIPLPNVYTDKEWLNTLEMSPQDSMDIQGEFGGIEEFASEDDEEEAEEDTQAKEANAKAQLLTEKDFMNFDGKGIPLPSKAAGIFGVIPNDPLLYVGGVGSHHPGGLNAAHGDGSVQFIAESINGVTYRQLGHRADGQLRVGDY
- a CDS encoding response regulator, translating into MSTNPTVFVIDDDPAARESIGMLIRSLGLQVETFASAEQYLQSFDPNRPGCVITDMRMLGLSGLELQEQLVEMGERIPVILISAHANMQIAVKAMRNGAITFLEKPCQQQEIIDAVNEAITLDSRWRLESREATEARENYEKLNSGERDVMKLMMIGKANKVIANRLDVSLRTVEARRHNVFKKMGVDNIPDLTRLALKIDELKAEIEANADSGEDMEEE
- a CDS encoding PAS domain S-box protein → MMARKLRLLIVEDDPAHARLIVRGFRAEMEDFELTTQFSLKDARKSIDASLPDLVIVDLSLPDGLGAELIEPQGKGSRYPVMIITSQGDEQTAVDVLKRGAIDYVVKSDSGFSDLPRLAKRSIREWRLQREKVEAEEALRNSEQRYRALIDHSPTSIVVACEGKIVLANGMALKCLGAHTTSELVGKGIADFKIPDVHEMEKLTESAVSDRAPLQMNEYVLKRIDGRPLDVELMSTSVDYYGQEATQYVFQDITLRKEAETEMRIRDRAIASASDGIFIVQLVEGEMCVVDCNQAFLDIVGCPREAVRVNGLSVIRCDSRYEARFRVIVAGIHSCRPARDTLRIHANEDEFRWVEISISPVHVSGSQFTHVVGVVHDITEKVHAEEEIRRRNAELAHFLRLTAMGELVAGLAHEVNQPLYAISNYAGTCENLLKAPDPVDKASVQQCVSRIGQQARRAAEIIRRLRNYVSRTAPRVEGVDMSDLMNDAIALLAPLLEEQAIEVSIAIDPSTPQVFVDKIQIEQVLINLISNATDAIDDTNSERIIEIHTSLVQNKDESLAQVSVRDYGIGVPPNFDVFEAFQSTKETGMGMGLSISRTIIESHGGKIWVEPAPSRGTIFFFTLPTSIQQVTGDVDESDRVCH
- a CDS encoding BBP7 family outer membrane beta-barrel protein; the protein is MKTFLIVPGALAGLLSASALFAQAPGNPYQPSAYRPGATYYAEPSAPAKLWSQPTQPVSYKPEASLEPIQGDKAYMDALEGKHQPAPSVMDSMGPASSPYSPSDCLTGDCNSGYPSLGAVYGDCCQPCSRWFAYGGALIMNRDLEKEVWLSYDTGDIGRQVMGSHDAGMDWSAGYEVRLGKYLGASNWAVEGVFWAVRDSTEFTVTNNEVTGSLNTVLEDAFHSLSYNNGGVSNVSSYFNNALSHRLRRTSDFYNLELNLFQDPTLYSCNTGCTSFSVGVLGGIRYFRFSESMSYSADTVDYAYTGEVNEINYNVDVSNNLIGPQIGFIGNLSHGRWNVHLGSKLGIYGNIATQDSEMFGAAGYAFVNDPASPNDGREFNLSSSRGRVSFLGELDLGLDYKLFDCFTLSGGYRAVAVSGVALSADQIPQNFEDYAIINHVQASSDVILHGAYFGGQFVW